In a single window of the Acidobacteriota bacterium genome:
- a CDS encoding pyruvate synthase subunit beta, producing the protein MSEAPAVGTSGIPCREECLLRPGNTNCGGCGMSVGLRFLGEALAEAGQRCSLVIPACCGIVTAGAFPTTSYGVPVVASTFASAPAVASGMASVRDLNGETDQVICWAGDGGTYDIGLATLSAAAERNENIIYVCYDNEIYGNTGGQRSSATPPGARTATTPSGKPEQKKDIVAVMAAHGVPYAATLSIAHPEDFRRKLRTALRLEGMRFLLMHSPCPTGWKSEPGESVELVRLAVASGLFPLYEVRDGERYRINVEPDGTDPLEYFKRQRRFDLGRIDIDEVRQACRRRIERLRALSERFPIGAEA; encoded by the coding sequence ATGAGCGAGGCTCCGGCTGTCGGCACGAGCGGGATCCCCTGCCGGGAGGAGTGCCTGCTGCGGCCCGGCAACACGAACTGCGGCGGATGCGGAATGAGCGTGGGGCTTCGTTTCCTCGGCGAGGCGCTGGCGGAAGCGGGGCAGAGATGCTCACTCGTCATTCCGGCCTGCTGCGGGATCGTCACCGCCGGCGCCTTCCCGACCACGAGCTACGGCGTGCCCGTGGTCGCTTCGACCTTCGCCTCGGCGCCTGCCGTTGCCTCGGGAATGGCGAGCGTGCGCGACCTCAACGGGGAGACGGATCAGGTCATCTGCTGGGCGGGGGACGGCGGGACGTACGACATCGGGCTCGCGACGCTCTCGGCGGCCGCCGAGCGCAACGAGAACATCATCTACGTCTGCTACGACAACGAGATCTACGGCAACACCGGAGGCCAGCGCTCGTCCGCGACGCCCCCGGGCGCGCGGACGGCGACGACACCCAGCGGGAAGCCGGAGCAGAAGAAGGACATCGTGGCCGTGATGGCGGCGCACGGCGTCCCGTACGCGGCGACGCTCTCGATCGCGCACCCGGAGGACTTCCGGAGGAAGTTGCGCACGGCTCTCCGGCTCGAGGGGATGCGCTTCTTGCTGATGCACTCGCCGTGTCCCACCGGCTGGAAGTCGGAGCCGGGGGAGTCGGTGGAGCTGGTTCGTCTCGCCGTCGCCAGCGGGCTGTTCCCGCTGTACGAGGTGAGAGACGGTGAGCGCTACCGCATCAACGTCGAGCCCGACGGTACCGATCCTCTGGAGTACTTCAAGCGCCAGCGTCGCTTCGATCTCGGGCGGATCGACATCGACGAGGTGCGTCAGGCCTGCCGGAGGCGCATCGA
- the porA gene encoding pyruvate ferredoxin oxidoreductase has protein sequence MPLELVTGNHAAGHSLAVAGEANRSARGVVCGIYPITPQTEIVEFVARFPFTKGRVVPVESEHSAMGVAIGGSVAGARAFTASSSNGLAYMAENVMVAGFYRLPIVMVAVNRTLGPPWNIWVDQGDTLMLRDFPWIQLYCESNQEVADTTLLAFRLAEDHRILLPALVAMDAFIVSHTQTETDLAPQELVDRYLPPLELPHRIRPDDPRTIGGLAWPAESLSMRVEFDEAMQRVPEVYEEAREAFLDLFGRDPGAAVQPFACDDADAVLVATGTIATTAREVVRRRRERGERVGLIKMKMFRPFPADELVRLLEGADRVGVLDRNYAAGIGGVFGHDLKAAMQGRRDDLLVQDYLTGVCGGDVTPEMIDSVLDDLLERASAGRPVWVGVEAPEEARK, from the coding sequence ATGCCGCTCGAACTCGTTACCGGAAACCACGCCGCAGGTCACTCGCTGGCGGTCGCCGGCGAGGCGAATCGGTCGGCGCGGGGAGTCGTCTGCGGGATCTACCCGATCACGCCGCAGACCGAGATCGTGGAGTTCGTCGCCCGCTTCCCCTTCACCAAGGGACGCGTCGTGCCGGTGGAGAGCGAGCACAGCGCGATGGGGGTGGCGATCGGGGGTTCGGTCGCCGGGGCCCGTGCGTTCACCGCCAGCTCGTCGAACGGCCTTGCCTACATGGCGGAGAACGTCATGGTCGCGGGCTTCTATCGGCTGCCGATCGTGATGGTTGCGGTGAACCGCACCCTCGGACCTCCCTGGAACATCTGGGTCGATCAGGGCGATACGCTGATGCTGCGCGACTTTCCCTGGATCCAGCTCTACTGCGAATCGAACCAGGAGGTCGCCGATACCACCCTGCTCGCGTTCCGTCTGGCCGAGGACCACCGGATCCTGCTGCCGGCCCTGGTGGCGATGGACGCGTTCATCGTCTCGCACACCCAGACCGAAACGGATCTCGCCCCGCAGGAGCTGGTCGATCGCTACCTGCCCCCCCTCGAACTCCCGCACCGGATCCGTCCGGACGATCCCCGGACGATCGGCGGTCTCGCGTGGCCGGCGGAGTCGCTCTCGATGCGGGTGGAGTTCGACGAGGCGATGCAGCGGGTGCCGGAGGTCTACGAGGAGGCGCGGGAGGCGTTCCTCGACCTCTTCGGCCGCGATCCGGGAGCGGCGGTGCAGCCGTTCGCCTGCGACGACGCGGACGCCGTGCTCGTCGCCACCGGCACCATCGCCACGACGGCGCGCGAGGTGGTTCGCCGGCGGCGCGAACGGGGCGAGCGCGTCGGTCTGATCAAGATGAAGATGTTCCGCCCGTTCCCGGCGGACGAGCTGGTGCGGCTCCTGGAAGGCGCGGACCGCGTCGGCGTGCTCGACCGGAACTACGCGGCCGGTATCGGCGGCGTATTCGGGCACGATCTGAAGGCGGCGATGCAGGGTCGGCGCGACGACCTGCTCGTTCAGGACTACCTCACCGGGGTGTGCGGCGGGGACGTCACACCCGAGATGATCGATTCGGTGCTGGACGATCTCCTGGAGCGCGCCTCGGCCGGGAGGCCGGTCTGGGTTGGGGTCGAAGCCCCCGAGGAGGCGCGCAAATGA